The nucleotide window GCAAAGTCACACCCGCTACCATCAATTCATTGGCTTTTTGTTTTTGATAAAAACGTTCGAGTGCGGCTTGTTGCTGACGATTGTTAATGCCTTCCACTTCTTCAACTGCATTCGGTTGCTCAACATGGATGACGATGCCGTCGGCCTTCGCCATAGCGATAATATCGGTAAGATAATATTCGCCCTGTGCGTTATTATTTTTTAATTGCGGTAACCATTTTTGTAAATGAGCCGCTTTGACCGCCATGATACCGGTGTTAATTTCACGAATTTTTTTCTGCTCGTCGCTGGCATCTTTATGTTCGACAATCGCAACAACTGCATTTTTTTCATCGCGCACAATACGGCCATAACCTGTGGGATCGATCATATTGACGGTGAGTAAACCCATTTGTTTTTCGTTCACGCCGGCGATTAATTTTTGCAGGGTTTCCGCGCGTGTCAGCGGAACATCGCCATAAAGAATTAATACAGTTGCATCATTACGCACTTGCGGCAAGGCCTGTTGCACCGCATGGCCAGTTCCCAATTGTTCGGCTTGCAGGACAAATTTCACATCGGGTGCAGCCATTTTTTCCTGCACTTTTTCTGCACCATGGCCAACGATAATTAAAATTTGTTCACCGCCTACCGTACGCGCTGTATCCACCACATGTTGCACCAGCGCTTTACCGCCAATCGGGTGTAAGACTTTGGGTAAGTCCGAGCGCATACGAGTGCCTTTACCGGCGGCAAGAACGAGGATGTCGAGCATGATGAAATCCTTTAAATGTTTGATTGAGCGAGCAAGTAGTTTGTATTTTCTGCATTTTAGCGAGTTGATCGCTTATTGACATGAACAATACGGCATCAGTTAAAAATTTTGTGCAATAAAAAAGGCGACTCGAGAGTCGCCTTTTTTGTCCAACAACAAACGCTTACTTGCCCGCTTTTCTTTTGATTGCTTGCAAGGTACGCAATTGGGCAGCAGCTTCTGCCAGTTGCGCGGCGGCGCGCTGGAAATCTATCTCGCTGGATTGATCTGCCAGTTGTTGTTGCGCTAATTGCTGTGCTTCCAAAGCTGCAGCTTCATCCATATCGTCTGCGCGCAAAGCGGTGTCCGCCAGCACAGTGACATGGTAAGGCTGAACTTCAAGATAGCCACCGGAAACAAAGAAAATTTCCTCAGCACCACCTTGTTTGATAAGACGCACAGGACCAGGTTTGATACCTGTCAGCAATGGGGCGTGACCGTAGGCAATACCTACTTCACCCAGACTACCGGTAGTGATTACCATCTCTACCAGGCCGGAGAAAATCTCACGCTCAGCACTGACGATATCGCATTGAACTGTCATGGCCATTTTTGTGTCTCGGTTATCTTGCGTTACTTTTCAGCTAAATCGGCGAAACAAATCAGCAAAGGCCCCGCATTAACGGAGCCAACTCAATTACTTGAGCTTGCTGGCTTTTTCGATTGCTTCGTCGATTGAACCTACCATGTAGAAAGCTTGTTCTGGCAGGTGATCGTAATCACCGGCTAACAAACCTTTGAAACCGCGGATGGTTTCTTTCAGTGGAACGTATTTGCCTGGAGAACCAGTGAATACTTCCGCTACGTGGAAAGGTTGTGACAAGAAACGTTCGATCTTACGCGCACGAGATACGGTTTGTTTGTCTTCTTCTGACAATTCGTCCATACCCAGAATCGCGATAATATCTTTCAACTCCTTGTAACGTTGCAATACGGTTTGCACACCGCGCGCCGTTGCATAGTGCTCGTTACCGATAACCATTGGGTCCAACTGACGTGAAGTTGAATCCAGTGGATCGATCGCCGGGTAAATACCTTTTGCAGCAATATCACGGCTCAATACTACGGTTGAGTCCAAGTGCGCAAAGGTGGTTGCTGGCGACGGGTCGGTCAAGTCGTCCGCTGGTACATATACTGCTTGTACAGAGGTAATAGAACCGATCTTGGTAGAGGTAATACGCTCTTGCAGAACGCCCATCTCTTCCGCCAATGTTGGTTGGTAACCTACCGCTGAAGGCATACGACCCAACAGAGCAGATACTTCGGTACCGGCCAGGGTGTAACGGTAAATGTTGTCAACGAACAACAGAACGTCTTTACCTTCGTCACGGAATTTTTCCGCCATGGTCAAGCCGGTCAACGCAACGCGCAGACGGTTCCCTGGCGGCTCATTCATCTGGCCGTAAACCATCGCCACTTTATCTACTACGTTAGATTCTTTCATCTCGTGGTAGAAGTCGTTACCTTCACGAGTACGCTCACCTACACCGGCGAATACAGACAGACCGCTGTGCTCTTTCGCGATGTTGTTGATGAGTTCCATCATATTTACGGTTTTACCTACACCAGCACCACCGAACAGGCCTACTTTACCGCCTTTGGCGAAGGGGCAAACCAGGTCGATAACTTTAATACCGGTTTCCAGCAGTTCTTCAGAAGCTGCCAGCTCTTCGTATTTAGGCGCAGCGCGGTGAATCTGCATACGCTCTTTTTCGCCGATTGGACCCGCTTCATCAATTGGGTTACCCAATACGTCCATGATACGACCGAGGGTTTCGGTACCCACTGGCACTTTGATTGGCTCGTTGGTGTTGGTCACGGTTAAACCGCGACGCAAACCTTCAGATGAACCCAGAGCAATAGTGCGGACTACGCCGTCGCCTAATTGCTGTTGCACTTCGAGGGTCAGGTTGCCATCGGTGATAACCAGTGCGTCATACACTTTAGGCACTGCATCGCGTGGGAATTCCACATCGATAACGGCGCCGATAATCTGAACGATACGTCCGCTACTCATTTCCGGTTCCTCTTTGTTCCAGAAATTCCAGATCCCTTTTAATAAAACTCAGGGCTCTGAAGGATTAAATACAAAAATCGTTAGCCTTTCAGGGCAGATACATAACAGCGCCGCTTATTGGATCGCTGCCGCACCGCCCACAATTTCTGACAGTTCCTGGGTGATCGCTGCCTGACGCGCTTTGTTGTAAATCAGCTTCAAGCTATCAATCAATTCACCGGCGTTGTCGGTCGCACTCTTCATCGCAATCATTCGCGCTGCTTGTTCAGAAGCCGCGTTTTCTACTACCGCCTGATAAACCTGCGATTCAATAAAGCGAGTCAACAACCCTTTCAACAGGAACTCTGCATCCGGCTCGTAGATATAATCCCAGTGATGTTTCAACTTGGTATTTTCTTCGGCAACCAAAGGCAGCAATTGACGAACTTTTGGTGTTTGGGTCATGGTGTTAACAAAGTCGTTGCTCACCAGAAACAGCTTGTCGATAGTGCCGGCTTCAAACGCATCCAGCATTACCTTCACACTGCCGATCAGGTCGGCCACTTGTGGGGCTTCACCGATATCGCGAGTTGAGGCAACTACATTGCCACCAAAGCTTTTGAAAAACTGGCCAGCTTTGGCACCAATCAAACCCAAATCAATCGCTACACCTTTGTCAGCCCATGCCTTCATATCCCGGATAGCGGCTTTGAACAGGTTAGTGTTCAAGCCACCACACAGGCCACGGTCACTGGAAACAATGATGTAACCCACGCGCTTAACATCGCGCTCTTTCATAAAACGGTGTTTGTACTCGGGGCTGGAGTTGGCCAGGTGCCCGACTACTTCACGGATACGCTGGGCATAAGGTTTACCCAATTGCATCCGCTCTTGTGCACGGCGCATTTTACTCGCGGCGACCATTTCCATCGCGCTGGTAATTTTCTGCGTGCTTTTGACGCTCGCTATCTGCGTCCGAATTTCTTTTGTGCTTGCCATCTCTCGAACCCCGGTTAAGGCCTCTCGACCTAAAAGGTTAGAGATCGCTGCGAGTTAACGCAGCGATCGCCAGATTACCAGGTGCGGCTCGCTTTCAGCTTGGTCACCAGCTCTTTGAACTTGCCTTCCAATTCGCCATTCCAGTCACCGGTGGCATCGATGTGAGCCATAGTGTCAGCGTATTCAGATTTGGCGAAAGACAACAGAGCCGCTTCGAAGTCCAGCACTTTGCTTACTTCGATATCTTTCAGGTGACCTTCGTTCGCAGCGAACAGTACCAATGCCATTTGCGCAACGCTCAATGGAGCAAATTGTTTTTGCTTCATCAGCTCGGTAACACGTTGACCATGTTCCAACTGTGATTTGGTTGCTTCGTCCAGATCAGATGCGAACTGGGAGAAGGCTGCCAACTCACGGTATTGCGCCAATGCGGTACGAATACCACCGGAGAGTTTCTTGATAACTTTGGTCTGTGCAGCACCACCTACACGGGATACCGAAATACCGGCGTTCATCGCAGGACGAATACCTGAGTTGAACATGGACGATTCAAGGAAGATCTGTCCGTCGGTAATAGAAATCACGTTGGTTGGAACGAATGCAGAAACGTCACCAGCCTGAGTTTCAATGATTGGCAACGCGGTTAAAGAACCGGTTTTACCTTTCACTTCACCCTTGGTGAACTTCTCTACATACTCTTCGCTTACGCGAGATGCACGTTCTAGTAGACGGCTGTGGAGATAGAACACGTCGCCAGGGTAAGCTTCACGGCCTGGTGGACGGCGCAGCAACAGGGAGATTTGACGGTAAGCCCAAGCTTGCTTGGTCAGGTCGTCATAAATAATCAGAGCATCTTGGCCGCGATCGCGGAAGTATTCACCCATGGTACAACCGGTGAATGCTGCCAGGAATTGCATGGATGCAGGATCAGAAGCAGTCGCTGCGATCACAATGGTGTGATCCATAGCGCCGTTTTCTTCCAGCTTGCGCACAACGC belongs to Cellvibrio sp. pealriver and includes:
- the glmU gene encoding bifunctional UDP-N-acetylglucosamine diphosphorylase/glucosamine-1-phosphate N-acetyltransferase GlmU; the protein is MLDILVLAAGKGTRMRSDLPKVLHPIGGKALVQHVVDTARTVGGEQILIIVGHGAEKVQEKMAAPDVKFVLQAEQLGTGHAVQQALPQVRNDATVLILYGDVPLTRAETLQKLIAGVNEKQMGLLTVNMIDPTGYGRIVRDEKNAVVAIVEHKDASDEQKKIREINTGIMAVKAAHLQKWLPQLKNNNAQGEYYLTDIIAMAKADGIVIHVEQPNAVEEVEGINNRQQQAALERFYQKQKANELMVAGVTLLDPSRLDIRGNLTAGRDVVIDVNCVFEGDVVLGDGVVIEPNCVIINSKIGAGTHIKAFSHIEEAAMAANCDIGPYARLRPGTDLADEVKIGNFVETKKAVIAKGSKVNHLSYIGDAKVGSKVNVGAGTITCNYDGVNKFKTEIGDNAFIGSNSALVAPVKIGAGATVGAGSIITKDVENAELAIARSKQRNIQGWERPTKK
- the atpG gene encoding F0F1 ATP synthase subunit gamma; translation: MASTKEIRTQIASVKSTQKITSAMEMVAASKMRRAQERMQLGKPYAQRIREVVGHLANSSPEYKHRFMKERDVKRVGYIIVSSDRGLCGGLNTNLFKAAIRDMKAWADKGVAIDLGLIGAKAGQFFKSFGGNVVASTRDIGEAPQVADLIGSVKVMLDAFEAGTIDKLFLVSNDFVNTMTQTPKVRQLLPLVAEENTKLKHHWDYIYEPDAEFLLKGLLTRFIESQVYQAVVENAASEQAARMIAMKSATDNAGELIDSLKLIYNKARQAAITQELSEIVGGAAAIQ
- a CDS encoding F0F1 ATP synthase subunit epsilon codes for the protein MAMTVQCDIVSAEREIFSGLVEMVITTGSLGEVGIAYGHAPLLTGIKPGPVRLIKQGGAEEIFFVSGGYLEVQPYHVTVLADTALRADDMDEAAALEAQQLAQQQLADQSSEIDFQRAAAQLAEAAAQLRTLQAIKRKAGK
- the atpD gene encoding F0F1 ATP synthase subunit beta encodes the protein MSSGRIVQIIGAVIDVEFPRDAVPKVYDALVITDGNLTLEVQQQLGDGVVRTIALGSSEGLRRGLTVTNTNEPIKVPVGTETLGRIMDVLGNPIDEAGPIGEKERMQIHRAAPKYEELAASEELLETGIKVIDLVCPFAKGGKVGLFGGAGVGKTVNMMELINNIAKEHSGLSVFAGVGERTREGNDFYHEMKESNVVDKVAMVYGQMNEPPGNRLRVALTGLTMAEKFRDEGKDVLLFVDNIYRYTLAGTEVSALLGRMPSAVGYQPTLAEEMGVLQERITSTKIGSITSVQAVYVPADDLTDPSPATTFAHLDSTVVLSRDIAAKGIYPAIDPLDSTSRQLDPMVIGNEHYATARGVQTVLQRYKELKDIIAILGMDELSEEDKQTVSRARKIERFLSQPFHVAEVFTGSPGKYVPLKETIRGFKGLLAGDYDHLPEQAFYMVGSIDEAIEKASKLK
- the atpA gene encoding F0F1 ATP synthase subunit alpha; the encoded protein is MQQLNPSEISEIIKQRIAGLEFSTEAQNEGTVVSVTDGIIRIHGLADVMYGEMIEFEGGIYGMALNLERDSVGAVILGDYRGVAEGQKCKCTGRILEVPVGPELLGRVVDALGNPIDGKGPLNTKMTDAVEKIAPGVIWRKSVDQPVQIGLKAIDAMVPIGRGQRELIIGDRQIGKTAIAVDAIINQKGSGIKCIYVAIGQKASSVASVVRKLEENGAMDHTIVIAATASDPASMQFLAAFTGCTMGEYFRDRGQDALIIYDDLTKQAWAYRQISLLLRRPPGREAYPGDVFYLHSRLLERASRVSEEYVEKFTKGEVKGKTGSLTALPIIETQAGDVSAFVPTNVISITDGQIFLESSMFNSGIRPAMNAGISVSRVGGAAQTKVIKKLSGGIRTALAQYRELAAFSQFASDLDEATKSQLEHGQRVTELMKQKQFAPLSVAQMALVLFAANEGHLKDIEVSKVLDFEAALLSFAKSEYADTMAHIDATGDWNGELEGKFKELVTKLKASRTW